From the Neosynechococcus sphagnicola sy1 genome, the window AAAGCTCTGATCTCAGCTCCCTTATGAATCGAGCAATTATCCATTAAGACAAAGGCTCCCGGCCATAACTGCGGCACTAATCGCTGAGCAATGAACGCTTCAAAGGTGAGTCCATCGATAGCCCCTAACAGACTCACTTGGGCAATCACACCTTTAAGAGATAAAGCCCCAATCACCGAGACATTTTTGCCTCGGCTGGAAGGACGATTTCCTCTGGCTCTTTGCCC encodes:
- a CDS encoding transposase → GQRARGNRPSSRGKNVSVIGALSLKGVIAQVSLLGAIDGLTFEAFIAQRLVPQLWPGAFVLMDNCSIHKGAEIRALIEQAGATLIYLPRYSPDFSPIENAWSKIKQILRSIKARNYPDLALALESAFNQISLENIRNWFSHCCYRISLE